Proteins found in one Rhodobacter capsulatus SB 1003 genomic segment:
- a CDS encoding TonB-dependent siderophore receptor, which yields MTLPSQTAAPRHRLLKSGCAVLALLAAQPATAQDGAETDAETPFRLSPITVNAAGKADDDAATVVARELWVGGKVATSLQDTPASVSVITQKEIEARKADTLEEVLQYSAGLHTDYYGTDDRNDYFQIRGFSATTYRDGLTLGSMRGVREDPYAYERVEVLRGANSTLFGVADPGGSVNFVTKQPKFERIAETRLSYGSFGSTEAAFDFGNVLNAADTLAFRLTGKLKDGALEYDHSNDDETFLMAGLTWSPDVATSLSLIVDHLDRDGTPNSGGYPLDRDYDRSAFYGEPGFNYHDVERTSVTALLTHDFGNGLTLRGNLRYSDLTDDFGYVYLYDYAGRTGTTLSRYYFGTDRSATETIGNAVLQYDTRFGSIGSSTLGGIEFRDGTSTDTSIYGLAGSIDLANPVYSGGPASPSVYARTRVENLTRSVFATQNLAFNDRLIATVGLRHDWLDVTSTNLMGATPVSASGDFSESSGRAALTWKFTPSLSIYGSFVESIAPPTVGVDPERGEQYEIGVKFAPEGSNTLISAAVYDLTKKDVTIAVVQPGGAIEREKVGESRVRGLDLEAKTELTSALTLIGSYSYIDSEVVTGTLRSGASIAGKQFASTPNHVASIWANYTLAGTQARGDVTLGLGLRHVGSYYFDAVNSRKASAATLVDASVGYDLSETATLELHVSNLLDEQHVVGSGTADYYNPGREIGLSLRKSW from the coding sequence GCTGCTGGCCGCCCAGCCCGCCACGGCCCAAGACGGCGCCGAAACCGATGCCGAAACCCCGTTCCGCCTGTCGCCGATCACCGTGAACGCCGCGGGCAAGGCCGATGACGATGCGGCCACGGTCGTCGCCCGCGAGCTTTGGGTGGGCGGCAAGGTCGCCACCAGCCTGCAGGATACGCCCGCCTCGGTCTCGGTGATCACGCAAAAGGAAATCGAGGCCCGCAAGGCCGACACGCTGGAAGAGGTGCTGCAATATTCCGCCGGTCTGCACACCGATTACTACGGCACCGACGACCGCAACGACTATTTCCAGATCCGCGGCTTCAGCGCCACGACTTATCGTGACGGGCTGACGCTGGGCTCGATGCGCGGCGTGCGCGAAGACCCCTATGCCTATGAGCGCGTCGAAGTGCTGCGTGGCGCCAATTCGACGCTGTTTGGCGTTGCCGATCCGGGCGGCTCGGTCAATTTCGTCACCAAACAGCCGAAATTCGAACGCATCGCCGAAACGCGGCTCAGCTACGGGTCCTTTGGCAGCACGGAAGCCGCCTTTGATTTCGGCAATGTGCTGAATGCGGCCGATACGCTGGCCTTTCGGCTGACCGGCAAGCTCAAGGATGGCGCGCTGGAATACGACCATTCCAACGATGACGAGACCTTCCTGATGGCCGGGCTGACCTGGTCGCCCGACGTCGCCACCTCGCTGAGCCTGATCGTCGATCATCTGGACCGCGACGGCACGCCCAACAGCGGCGGCTATCCGCTGGATCGGGACTATGACCGCAGCGCCTTTTATGGCGAGCCCGGGTTCAATTATCACGATGTCGAACGCACCTCGGTCACCGCGCTTTTGACCCATGATTTCGGCAATGGCCTGACGCTGCGCGGCAATCTGCGCTACAGCGACCTGACCGACGATTTCGGCTATGTCTATCTTTATGACTATGCCGGACGCACCGGCACGACGCTCTCGCGCTATTATTTCGGCACCGACCGCAGCGCGACCGAGACGATCGGCAATGCCGTGCTGCAATATGACACGCGCTTTGGCAGCATCGGCAGCAGCACGCTGGGCGGGATCGAATTCCGCGACGGCACCAGCACCGACACCTCGATCTACGGGCTTGCCGGGTCGATCGACCTGGCCAATCCGGTTTATTCGGGCGGCCCGGCCAGCCCCTCGGTCTATGCCCGCACGCGGGTGGAAAACCTGACGCGTTCGGTCTTTGCGACGCAGAACCTGGCCTTCAACGACCGGCTGATCGCCACTGTCGGGCTGCGCCATGACTGGCTGGATGTCACCAGCACCAACCTGATGGGCGCGACGCCGGTCAGCGCCAGCGGCGATTTTTCCGAAAGTTCGGGCCGGGCGGCGCTGACCTGGAAGTTCACCCCCAGCCTGTCGATCTATGGCAGCTTCGTCGAATCGATCGCACCGCCGACAGTGGGCGTCGATCCCGAACGCGGCGAACAATATGAAATCGGGGTGAAATTCGCCCCCGAGGGGTCGAACACCCTGATTTCGGCGGCGGTCTATGACCTGACGAAAAAGGATGTGACGATTGCGGTGGTGCAGCCCGGTGGCGCGATCGAGCGCGAGAAGGTCGGGGAATCGCGGGTGCGCGGCCTTGATCTGGAAGCCAAGACCGAGCTGACCTCGGCGCTGACGCTGATCGGGTCTTATTCCTACATCGACTCGGAGGTGGTGACGGGCACGCTGCGTTCGGGCGCCTCGATCGCGGGCAAGCAATTCGCCTCAACGCCCAATCATGTCGCCTCGATCTGGGCGAATTACACGCTGGCGGGCACGCAGGCGCGGGGGGATGTGACGCTGGGGCTGGGGCTGCGCCATGTCGGCAGCTATTATTTCGACGCGGTCAACAGCCGCAAGGCCAGTGCCGCGACGCTGGTCGATGCCTCGGTCGGCTATGATCTGTCGGAGACCGCGACGCTGGAATTGCATGTCAGCAACCTGCTCGACGAACAGCATGTCGTCGGCTCGGGCACGGCGGATTATTACAACCCCGGCCGTGAAATCGGGCTGAGCCTGCGCAAGAGCTGGTAA